One segment of Marvinbryantia formatexigens DSM 14469 DNA contains the following:
- a CDS encoding HEPN domain-containing protein, with product MDYRLESAKERLNSAKILLINGSYKDSIGRSYYAMFTAVRALLAKDGIDYSKHAGVISYFQKEYIKTGQFDKKYSKYLSQAFQIRNNTDYSDFFVVSQSDAKEQYGKAEEFLGVIENYLIPQNKM from the coding sequence ATGGATTACCGCCTTGAAAGTGCAAAAGAGCGTCTGAATTCAGCGAAAATATTGCTTATAAACGGAAGCTATAAAGATTCTATTGGAAGATCTTATTATGCAATGTTTACGGCTGTCCGGGCATTACTTGCGAAAGACGGGATAGATTATTCCAAACATGCCGGGGTGATTTCTTATTTTCAGAAGGAATATATCAAAACAGGACAGTTTGACAAAAAATATTCAAAATATTTAAGTCAGGCTTTCCAGATTAGAAACAATACAGATTACTCAGACTTTTTTGTGGTTTCGCAGTCAGACGCAAAGGAGCAGTATGGAAAAGCGGAAGAATTTCTGGGAGTGATTGAAAATTATTTAATACCACAAAATAAAATGTAA
- a CDS encoding TetR/AcrR family transcriptional regulator, which produces MRKRVEGVRERILECAVREFLEKGYTDASLRTIAEQAGTSTNSIYVRFHDKEGLFCAIVEPVAQEFSARFMTVQETFHSFEKERQQEEMGEYSSNEMMKLIDYIYDHFEAFRLLLDASYGTKFQNFVGSLVAVEEEYTYKWMEVTGYEPEISSAMTKELYHMVVTSYFEGIFEVIRHDISREDAKKYVGMLGKYHHAGFKAIAKEEP; this is translated from the coding sequence ATGAGAAAACGGGTAGAGGGCGTGCGGGAGAGGATTCTGGAGTGCGCTGTCAGGGAATTTCTGGAAAAGGGTTATACGGACGCTTCTCTGCGCACGATTGCAGAACAGGCGGGGACCAGCACAAACTCCATATATGTGCGCTTTCATGATAAGGAAGGACTGTTCTGCGCAATCGTGGAGCCGGTGGCGCAGGAATTTTCGGCGCGGTTTATGACGGTGCAGGAAACCTTTCATTCCTTTGAGAAAGAGCGGCAGCAGGAAGAAATGGGAGAGTATTCCTCCAACGAAATGATGAAGCTGATTGACTATATCTACGACCATTTTGAAGCCTTCCGGCTGCTGCTGGACGCTTCCTACGGGACGAAATTCCAGAATTTCGTAGGCTCTCTGGTGGCGGTAGAGGAGGAATACACCTATAAATGGATGGAGGTCACAGGTTACGAGCCGGAGATTTCCTCCGCGATGACGAAGGAACTGTATCACATGGTGGTGACGTCTTACTTTGAAGGCATTTTCGAAGTGATCCGTCACGACATCAGCCGGGAGGACGCAAAGAAATACGTCGGGATGCTTGGAAAATATCACCATGCGGGGTTTAAGGCGATAGCAAAGGAAGAGCCGTGA
- a CDS encoding FecCD family ABC transporter permease, with protein MKNSEKRSIAKECFRAGKQREIRFFAGLLAIWAILSVFLLMHGDESYSLQTVLRVLLGEDIRGAAYAVRTIRVPRVLVGTLAGFAFGIAGNTFQKIMRNSLASPDVMGVTTGASAAAIVSMMVWNLDGLQTELLAMAGGICAASVILLPAARRRDAVNKMILTGIGIQAMLQAVINFVILKTSDYDVSAALRWLSGSLNGARMKDVPLLGGIVLLCTAVILALSREQQLLGLGEELPVLLGMRAKRSRMLLIYSAVILCSGAAAVTGPLSSVAFMSGPIAARILKTGGTGALHAGMTGAVIVLLGEAAGQFAFSTRYPVGVITGIIGAPYLIYLLMRMNRKAG; from the coding sequence ATGAAGAACAGTGAAAAGAGAAGTATTGCAAAGGAGTGCTTCCGCGCGGGAAAACAGCGGGAAATCCGGTTTTTTGCCGGGCTGCTGGCAATCTGGGCCATCCTGTCCGTTTTTCTGCTGATGCACGGGGATGAGTCGTACTCCCTGCAGACGGTCCTGCGGGTGCTGCTCGGAGAGGACATCAGGGGCGCGGCCTATGCAGTTCGCACCATACGCGTACCGCGGGTGCTGGTGGGTACGCTGGCGGGCTTTGCCTTTGGAATTGCCGGAAATACCTTTCAGAAAATCATGCGCAATTCGCTTGCCAGCCCGGACGTGATGGGCGTTACGACCGGAGCCAGCGCCGCCGCCATCGTCTCGATGATGGTGTGGAACCTGGACGGGCTGCAGACAGAGCTGCTCGCGATGGCGGGAGGTATCTGTGCCGCATCGGTCATTCTGCTTCCCGCCGCCCGGCGCAGGGATGCGGTAAATAAGATGATTCTCACCGGAATCGGCATCCAGGCGATGCTGCAGGCGGTGATTAATTTTGTGATTCTGAAAACCTCCGATTATGATGTCTCCGCCGCGCTGCGCTGGCTCTCCGGCAGTCTCAACGGAGCGCGGATGAAGGATGTACCTCTGCTTGGCGGCATTGTTCTTTTGTGCACGGCGGTGATTCTGGCGCTCTCCAGGGAGCAGCAGCTTCTGGGGCTGGGCGAGGAGCTGCCTGTGCTTCTGGGAATGCGTGCGAAGCGCTCCCGGATGCTGCTGATTTACAGTGCTGTCATACTCTGTTCGGGCGCCGCCGCGGTGACAGGACCGCTCTCATCGGTGGCGTTTATGTCCGGTCCGATTGCGGCACGCATCCTGAAGACAGGCGGAACGGGCGCTCTTCATGCGGGAATGACCGGAGCGGTGATCGTGCTTCTGGGGGAAGCGGCGGGGCAGTTTGCGTTTTCGACAAGATACCCGGTCGGCGTCATCACCGGAATTATCGGCGCGCCCTATTTGATTTATTTATTGATGCGGATGAACAGAAAAGCGGGATAG
- a CDS encoding ABC transporter ATP-binding protein, with protein sequence MIGAFKKIWDFAGSERKNINKSVAVSFLNAVFHMFEVGAIYFIILALTEGERGTQPAWTALALMLVSVIGCGVTTSVSKMQQTHAGYFMAANERITIGNRLKSVPMGFFNENSLGEVTGVCTTVLGNIESMVPMVLVNILGGLIGTVVFTAMLLVFDWRIGLIALAGMLLYFAVLSSMQRRSAAIAPDAQKSQTELTAAVLEYVQGMSVVKSFHLSGRGDKKLQDALEYSRRSNLEMEELLTPYSILQELILQVAGTGMMLAAVLCWINGTQTLAGALMSIVMSFLVFGQIKLFGMGVTMLRLAASGIDRTLETEHMEQMDERGEALSPKNHEITFENVHFLYENREILHGISVTLPDKTTTAVIGPSGSGKTTLVNLIARFWDTDSGCVKIGGRDVRDYTLESLMNQISMVFQNVYLFADTIENNIKFGKPDATHEQVAEAARKACCDDFIEALPDGYQTVIGEGGATLSGGEKQRISIARAMLKDAPIVILDEATANVDPENEDRLQKAIEALTRDKTIVMIAHRLKTVKNADQILVVDDGRIVQQGKHQDLIGQPGIYADFVLGRREAAGWKL encoded by the coding sequence ATGATCGGAGCATTTAAAAAAATCTGGGATTTTGCCGGAAGTGAGCGGAAAAATATTAATAAGTCAGTAGCGGTCAGCTTTCTGAACGCGGTGTTTCATATGTTTGAGGTGGGAGCAATCTACTTTATCATTCTGGCGCTGACGGAGGGAGAGCGGGGAACGCAGCCGGCATGGACGGCTCTGGCTCTGATGCTGGTCAGCGTTATCGGCTGCGGCGTTACGACCAGTGTATCCAAGATGCAGCAGACGCACGCCGGCTATTTTATGGCGGCGAATGAGCGCATCACCATCGGAAACCGGTTAAAAAGCGTGCCGATGGGATTTTTCAATGAGAACAGTCTCGGAGAGGTGACGGGCGTCTGCACCACGGTTCTGGGAAATATTGAATCAATGGTGCCGATGGTCCTGGTCAATATCCTGGGCGGTCTGATTGGCACGGTTGTATTTACCGCCATGCTTCTGGTATTCGACTGGCGCATCGGTCTGATTGCGCTGGCGGGGATGCTTCTGTATTTCGCGGTTTTATCCTCAATGCAGCGCAGATCCGCCGCCATTGCGCCGGACGCCCAGAAATCCCAGACGGAATTAACCGCCGCGGTGCTCGAATATGTGCAGGGCATGAGTGTTGTAAAATCCTTTCATCTGAGCGGCCGGGGCGATAAGAAGCTGCAGGATGCGCTGGAATACAGCCGCAGAAGCAATCTGGAAATGGAGGAGCTCCTCACGCCCTACAGTATCCTGCAGGAGCTGATACTGCAGGTTGCCGGAACCGGAATGATGCTGGCGGCAGTTCTCTGCTGGATAAACGGCACCCAGACGCTTGCCGGTGCGCTGATGAGCATTGTCATGTCCTTCCTGGTGTTCGGGCAGATCAAGCTGTTCGGCATGGGTGTTACCATGCTGCGGCTGGCGGCATCGGGCATCGACCGGACGCTGGAGACGGAGCATATGGAGCAGATGGATGAGCGGGGAGAGGCGCTTTCGCCCAAAAATCATGAGATTACTTTTGAAAATGTTCACTTTTTGTATGAAAACAGGGAAATTCTCCACGGAATCAGCGTGACGCTGCCGGATAAAACCACCACGGCGGTCATCGGTCCTTCCGGCTCCGGCAAGACAACGCTGGTCAATCTGATTGCCCGTTTCTGGGATACGGACAGCGGTTGCGTGAAAATCGGCGGACGGGATGTGCGCGATTATACGCTGGAGTCGCTGATGAATCAGATCAGCATGGTGTTCCAGAACGTGTATTTATTTGCGGATACCATCGAGAATAATATTAAATTCGGAAAACCGGACGCCACGCATGAGCAGGTGGCGGAGGCGGCGAGAAAAGCGTGCTGCGATGATTTTATCGAAGCGCTCCCGGACGGCTACCAGACTGTGATAGGCGAGGGCGGCGCCACTCTTTCCGGCGGGGAAAAGCAGCGCATCAGCATTGCCCGCGCCATGCTGAAGGATGCGCCCATCGTTATTCTCGACGAGGCGACCGCCAATGTGGATCCGGAGAACGAGGACCGTCTCCAGAAGGCAATCGAGGCGCTGACAAGGGATAAAACCATTGTTATGATTGCGCACCGCCTGAAAACCGTGAAAAACGCCGACCAGATTCTGGTGGTAGATGACGGGCGCATCGTGCAGCAGGGGAAACATCAGGATTTAATCGGGCAGCCGGGTATTTACGCCGATTTCGTCCTCGGACGCAGGGAGGCTGCCGGCTGGAAGCTCTGA
- a CDS encoding iron-siderophore ABC transporter substrate-binding protein, translating to MKKAIRFAEGFFMAGICGVFLFAGNTVQAAEDAVQFPVTIEHALGETVIEEQPERVVTIGWGNLDVPLALGIAPVGVSKPTYGATDENGLFSWTNEAFTGLGVEEPNVFDDTDGLDFEAINNAQPDLILAVYSGISAEEYEQLSEIAPTVAYTTEAWATTWQDMTLDNAKALGKEAEAQTLVDDLEALIAEKTAEHPEIEGLTAAYCYFDTTNLGSFNVYMPKDPRASYLMDLGLELPEEIRALDDGSFFFMTISSENIDVLNNLDLIVTWGESDTLEALQADPLISQVPAVARGSVVFLSNDTSLIAASCTPTPLSIPATIDEYLEVISAAAEKVE from the coding sequence TTGAAAAAAGCGATTCGATTTGCAGAAGGATTTTTTATGGCGGGCATTTGCGGAGTTTTTCTTTTCGCAGGAAATACAGTGCAGGCAGCGGAGGATGCGGTGCAGTTCCCGGTGACGATTGAGCATGCGCTGGGGGAGACTGTGATAGAGGAGCAGCCAGAAAGAGTCGTTACCATTGGCTGGGGAAACCTGGATGTGCCGTTAGCTCTTGGCATCGCGCCGGTCGGCGTATCGAAGCCCACCTACGGGGCGACGGATGAAAACGGTCTGTTTTCCTGGACAAATGAGGCGTTTACCGGACTGGGCGTGGAAGAGCCGAATGTATTTGACGATACAGACGGGCTGGATTTCGAGGCAATCAACAATGCCCAGCCGGATTTGATTCTGGCGGTATATTCCGGAATATCGGCGGAAGAATATGAGCAGCTCAGTGAGATCGCGCCGACCGTTGCCTACACGACAGAAGCCTGGGCGACCACCTGGCAGGACATGACGCTGGATAATGCGAAGGCTCTGGGAAAGGAAGCGGAGGCGCAGACGCTGGTAGATGACCTGGAGGCGCTGATTGCGGAAAAAACGGCGGAGCATCCGGAAATAGAGGGACTGACGGCGGCATACTGCTACTTTGATACGACCAATCTCGGCTCGTTTAACGTGTATATGCCGAAGGATCCGCGCGCATCATATCTGATGGACCTGGGGCTGGAGCTGCCGGAGGAAATCCGGGCACTGGATGATGGAAGCTTCTTCTTTATGACCATCAGCTCGGAAAACATTGATGTGCTGAATAATCTGGATTTAATCGTAACGTGGGGAGAGAGCGATACGCTGGAGGCGCTGCAGGCGGACCCGCTGATCAGCCAGGTGCCGGCGGTTGCGCGCGGTTCTGTGGTATTTCTTTCCAACGATACCTCTCTGATTGCCGCATCCTGCACACCGACGCCGCTTTCCATTCCGGCGACCATCGATGAGTATCTGGAGGTCATCAGCGCCGCGGCAGAGAAAGTGGAATAA
- a CDS encoding helix-turn-helix transcriptional regulator, with protein sequence MENFQTQLMEHLQLYARRHNGHFTLYTNPEHPDYGHMYLFEQPGSYFLMTGSYTISEDFSLPFHLEKTLLHFGNFHTGAALYQLDGRAPAKSTPCSFLAVEQNLHGIQHWKKGDHYYGIELIVYEDYLKKLGASRLLEADFLSAFRPDYTYRYLPEDVYQILEELIRLIREKRLSPLMLEGKLLECLAHLQQEVYSSENGFLKQLDYGRIRIGKNRSFQLTLPDLRAVHKAHEIIRLNAVNPPTIMQLAAMVGISVQKLKAIFHHQYHITIGAYITSVRMSCAARLLTTTQLSIRDIAWQTGYQQSANFARMFRKTYGQSPGEFRSRANPASELPAGSLPASEDEIGVNTRLPD encoded by the coding sequence ATGGAGAATTTTCAGACGCAGCTTATGGAACATCTGCAATTATATGCCAGACGGCATAACGGACATTTTACTTTATATACAAATCCGGAGCACCCGGATTACGGGCATATGTATCTCTTTGAGCAGCCGGGCAGCTACTTTCTGATGACGGGAAGCTATACGATTTCCGAGGATTTTTCGCTCCCGTTCCATCTGGAAAAAACGCTGCTTCATTTTGGCAATTTCCACACTGGCGCCGCCCTGTACCAGCTCGACGGCAGAGCGCCGGCAAAATCCACGCCCTGCTCCTTCCTTGCGGTGGAGCAGAACCTGCACGGCATCCAGCACTGGAAAAAGGGCGACCACTATTACGGCATCGAGCTGATTGTCTACGAAGACTATCTGAAAAAGCTGGGCGCCTCCCGGCTTCTGGAGGCAGACTTTCTGTCCGCTTTCCGCCCGGATTATACGTACCGCTATCTCCCGGAGGACGTTTATCAGATTCTGGAAGAGCTTATCCGGCTTATCCGGGAAAAACGGCTTTCGCCTCTGATGCTGGAGGGAAAACTGCTGGAATGCCTCGCTCATCTGCAGCAGGAGGTATACAGCAGCGAAAACGGCTTTCTGAAGCAGCTTGATTACGGAAGAATCCGGATTGGGAAAAACCGCTCCTTCCAGCTTACGCTCCCGGATCTGCGCGCGGTGCATAAGGCGCATGAGATTATCCGCCTGAACGCCGTCAATCCCCCTACGATTATGCAGCTTGCCGCGATGGTCGGCATCAGCGTCCAGAAGCTGAAGGCTATCTTTCATCACCAGTATCATATTACCATCGGCGCCTATATCACCTCGGTCCGTATGTCCTGCGCCGCGCGCCTGCTTACCACGACGCAGCTCTCCATCCGGGACATCGCCTGGCAGACCGGCTATCAGCAGAGCGCAAATTTTGCCCGTATGTTCCGCAAAACATACGGGCAGTCTCCGGGAGAGTTCCGCAGCAGAGCCAATCCTGCTTCAGAGCTTCCAGCCGGCAGCCTCCCTGCGTCCGAGGACGAAATCGGCGTAAATACCCGGCTGCCCGATTAA
- a CDS encoding ABC transporter ATP-binding protein: MKKQSPLLRVWELGKQEHGGLIFAIVCTLTGVALGMLPYYAAAQMIIGLLAGERELSVYLPWLGIALAGYAARTLLYNLALSRSHRATFSILKSIRQRILEKLPRLSLGTVMDMSSGKMKQIIVDQVEGMETTLAHLLPELTANIAGPVLILIYMFALDWRMALLSLVTIPVGMVFMMSIMGTYAKDYEGAVRTTQEMNGTIVEYIGGIEVIKAFNQGRTSYARFTDRVKANAQYYYDWMKRCQFRMSMGYAIVPATLITILPAGWLMYRSRSLPVETFITSVILSLGVAGPLLAAMNFVDTLAQVNTTVETVDGLLQAPEQHHAEDTAEISGNDIVLSHVSFGYHADKNILKDVSLSIPAGSMTALVGPSGSGKSTIAKLIAGFWDAEQGSVSIGGTEERRIPLAQLYERIAFVSQDNYLFDDTIRENIRMGRLSATDREVEEAAEAAGCGGFIRALEHGYETKVGGGGAHLSGGERQRIAIARAMLKDAPIVILDEATAYIDPENEAVIQRGIARLVQGKTVIVIAHRLSTITDADQIVVVKDGQIEAAGTHEALRKTCPLYESMWQAHIGAKDGDVR, translated from the coding sequence ATGAAAAAACAAAGCCCGCTGCTACGCGTCTGGGAGCTGGGAAAACAGGAGCATGGCGGTCTGATTTTCGCCATTGTATGCACGCTCACAGGAGTGGCGCTGGGAATGCTGCCGTATTACGCGGCGGCGCAGATGATTATCGGTCTGCTTGCGGGAGAGCGGGAGCTGTCCGTCTATCTGCCGTGGCTGGGCATCGCGCTGGCAGGTTACGCCGCCCGCACCCTGCTTTATAATCTGGCGCTCTCGCGCTCGCACAGGGCAACCTTTTCGATTCTAAAAAGCATCCGGCAGAGGATTCTGGAAAAGCTGCCGCGCCTTTCTCTGGGAACCGTCATGGATATGTCCAGCGGGAAAATGAAGCAGATTATCGTGGACCAGGTGGAGGGCATGGAGACTACGCTCGCCCATCTTCTGCCGGAGCTGACGGCGAACATTGCCGGACCGGTGCTGATTCTGATTTACATGTTTGCGCTGGACTGGCGCATGGCGCTGCTGTCGCTTGTGACCATTCCGGTGGGAATGGTGTTCATGATGTCGATTATGGGGACTTATGCCAAAGATTACGAGGGAGCGGTCAGAACCACACAGGAGATGAACGGAACCATTGTGGAGTACATAGGCGGCATAGAGGTTATCAAGGCGTTTAACCAGGGCAGAACCTCCTATGCCAGATTTACGGACCGCGTAAAAGCCAACGCGCAGTATTACTATGACTGGATGAAACGGTGTCAGTTCCGGATGTCTATGGGTTACGCCATTGTACCTGCCACGCTGATTACGATTCTGCCTGCCGGATGGCTTATGTACCGGAGCAGAAGCCTGCCGGTGGAGACCTTTATCACGTCGGTGATTCTCTCGCTCGGCGTCGCCGGACCGCTTCTGGCGGCGATGAATTTTGTCGATACGCTGGCGCAGGTGAACACCACCGTGGAAACGGTGGACGGGCTGCTGCAGGCGCCGGAGCAGCATCACGCGGAGGATACCGCAGAGATTTCCGGCAACGATATCGTGCTTTCCCACGTATCCTTCGGCTATCATGCAGATAAGAATATTTTAAAGGATGTGAGCCTGTCCATCCCTGCCGGAAGCATGACTGCTCTGGTGGGACCCTCCGGAAGCGGAAAATCCACGATTGCGAAGCTGATTGCAGGCTTCTGGGACGCAGAGCAGGGCAGCGTATCCATCGGCGGCACAGAGGAGCGCCGGATACCGCTTGCGCAGCTTTATGAGAGAATCGCGTTTGTATCGCAGGATAATTATCTCTTTGACGATACCATCCGGGAAAATATCCGTATGGGCAGGCTATCCGCCACGGACAGGGAGGTCGAGGAGGCAGCGGAGGCAGCCGGGTGCGGCGGCTTTATTCGCGCTCTGGAGCACGGCTATGAGACAAAAGTGGGCGGAGGCGGCGCGCACCTCTCCGGCGGTGAGCGTCAGCGGATCGCCATCGCCAGGGCGATGCTGAAGGATGCGCCCATTGTCATTCTCGACGAGGCGACGGCGTACATAGACCCGGAAAACGAGGCGGTCATCCAGCGGGGAATCGCCCGGCTGGTGCAGGGAAAAACCGTGATCGTGATTGCGCACCGGCTCTCCACCATTACGGATGCAGACCAGATCGTGGTGGTGAAGGACGGTCAGATTGAAGCGGCGGGAACGCACGAAGCATTGAGAAAGACCTGCCCGCTGTATGAATCTATGTGGCAGGCGCATATCGGAGCAAAGGATGGTGACGTCAGATGA
- the eno gene encoding phosphopyruvate hydratase has product MDYLEIEKVIGREILDSRGNPTVEAEVILADGTVGRGMAPSGASTGEFEALELRDGDASRYLGKGVQKAVENINTKICEVLVGMDASDTYAVDKAMIDADGTKDKSNLGANAILAVSIAAARAAAAALEVPLYRFLGGVSGNRLPVPMMNIVNGGCHALSSGLDVQEFMVMPVGAPSFKEGLRWCAEVFHALAAILKSRGLATSVGDEGGFAPALASDEEAIETILEAVKKAGYEPGKDFMIAMDAASSEWKTGKTGEYKLPKAGTVYTSEELIAHWKKLVEKYPIISIEDALDEEDWEGWKKLTKELGDKVQLVGDDLFVTNTERLSKGIALGCGNSILIKLNQIGSVSETLEAIKMAHKAGYTAVTSHRSGETEDTTIADLAVALNTCQIKTGAPSRTERVAKYNQLLRIEEELGASAVYPGMKAFNVSR; this is encoded by the coding sequence ATGGATTATTTAGAGATTGAGAAAGTAATCGGAAGGGAAATTCTCGATTCCAGGGGAAATCCGACCGTTGAGGCGGAGGTTATCCTGGCGGACGGAACCGTTGGAAGAGGAATGGCACCCAGCGGTGCATCTACCGGTGAATTTGAGGCGCTGGAGCTGCGCGACGGCGATGCGTCCAGATATCTTGGGAAAGGTGTACAGAAAGCTGTTGAAAATATAAATACGAAAATCTGTGAAGTGCTGGTTGGTATGGATGCCTCCGATACTTATGCAGTAGATAAAGCAATGATTGATGCGGACGGAACAAAGGATAAATCCAATCTGGGCGCAAACGCGATTCTGGCGGTATCCATCGCCGCTGCACGTGCGGCTGCGGCTGCGCTGGAGGTTCCGCTTTACCGGTTCCTGGGCGGCGTTTCCGGAAACCGTCTGCCGGTTCCGATGATGAACATCGTAAACGGCGGCTGCCATGCGCTTTCCTCCGGGCTGGACGTGCAGGAATTTATGGTAATGCCGGTGGGCGCGCCGAGTTTTAAAGAGGGGCTCCGCTGGTGCGCGGAGGTGTTCCATGCGCTGGCTGCCATTTTGAAATCCAGAGGACTGGCAACCTCCGTCGGTGACGAGGGCGGCTTTGCGCCGGCGCTTGCATCCGATGAGGAGGCAATCGAGACGATTCTGGAAGCGGTAAAGAAGGCAGGCTACGAGCCGGGAAAAGACTTTATGATTGCGATGGATGCGGCGTCCTCCGAGTGGAAGACCGGAAAGACGGGCGAATATAAGCTGCCGAAAGCAGGAACGGTCTACACCTCTGAGGAGCTGATTGCACACTGGAAGAAGCTTGTGGAAAAATACCCGATTATTTCCATCGAGGATGCGCTTGATGAGGAGGACTGGGAAGGCTGGAAGAAGCTGACGAAGGAGCTGGGAGATAAGGTGCAGTTGGTGGGAGACGACCTGTTTGTTACAAACACAGAGCGTCTGTCCAAGGGCATTGCACTTGGCTGCGGAAACTCTATTCTGATTAAGCTTAACCAGATTGGTTCTGTTTCCGAAACACTGGAGGCAATCAAAATGGCGCACAAGGCGGGCTATACGGCGGTAACCTCCCATCGTTCCGGAGAGACGGAGGATACGACCATTGCGGATCTCGCCGTAGCGCTTAACACCTGCCAGATCAAGACCGGCGCACCGAGCCGTACAGAGCGCGTCGCAAAATACAATCAGCTTCTGCGCATAGAGGAGGAGCTGGGCGCCAGTGCAGTATATCCGGGCATGAAGGCGTTTAACGTTTCAAGATAA
- a CDS encoding FecCD family ABC transporter permease, with the protein MKHGRTVSFAIISIFLLGVAVLLSFAVGARNIPLPDLMKTITGADTDSLYLPILQKRILRTVLGLIAGCALGTAGCLMQTITRNPIADPSILGVNTGASLFVVTGIAFLGIHTTAQYIVCALLGAALTAFLVFGIASFTPGGTINAGSASPIRLALSGAAVSTACSSLISTVMLPRTNVMQVFRFWQTGSIGGGSWEGIRMVLPFLAVGMVLAIVLVPSLNVLALGDDIAMGLGVNVPRVRALTAAASVLLCGATTAVAGPIGFVGLIIPHIVRIFCGNDLKVLLPLSALDGAVLLLLADVAGRYLGRPGEMEVGIVTAFIGAPVFIAIVGKAKVGK; encoded by the coding sequence ATGAAACACGGCAGAACAGTTTCTTTTGCAATAATCAGTATATTTCTGCTGGGCGTCGCCGTCCTGCTGTCGTTTGCAGTCGGCGCCAGAAACATTCCCCTGCCGGATCTGATGAAAACGATAACGGGAGCGGATACGGATTCGCTGTATCTGCCGATACTGCAGAAAAGAATTTTAAGGACGGTCCTGGGACTGATTGCCGGCTGTGCGTTGGGGACGGCCGGCTGTCTTATGCAGACCATCACGAGAAATCCGATCGCGGACCCTTCGATTCTGGGCGTGAATACGGGCGCGTCTCTTTTTGTGGTGACCGGTATCGCATTTCTGGGGATACACACCACCGCGCAGTATATTGTCTGCGCGCTTCTGGGCGCGGCGCTGACTGCGTTTCTGGTTTTCGGCATCGCGTCCTTTACGCCGGGAGGAACCATAAATGCCGGAAGCGCAAGCCCCATCCGTCTGGCGCTCTCCGGCGCGGCGGTCAGTACCGCCTGCTCATCCCTGATCAGTACGGTCATGCTGCCGCGGACGAACGTGATGCAGGTGTTCCGCTTCTGGCAGACCGGCAGCATCGGCGGAGGCTCCTGGGAAGGTATCCGGATGGTACTGCCGTTCCTTGCGGTGGGGATGGTTCTGGCAATCGTGCTGGTGCCTTCTTTAAATGTGCTGGCGCTGGGCGATGATATCGCAATGGGGCTTGGCGTCAATGTTCCCAGGGTGCGGGCGCTGACAGCGGCGGCGAGCGTGCTGCTTTGCGGCGCTACGACAGCAGTCGCCGGTCCGATAGGCTTTGTCGGGCTGATTATTCCCCATATCGTGCGCATTTTCTGCGGGAACGATTTAAAGGTGCTGCTGCCGTTGTCTGCGCTGGATGGTGCGGTTCTGCTGCTTCTGGCGGATGTCGCCGGCAGATATCTCGGCCGTCCGGGAGAGATGGAGGTCGGCATCGTGACGGCGTTTATCGGTGCGCCCGTCTTTATTGCAATCGTAGGGAAAGCGAAGGTCGGAAAATGA
- a CDS encoding nucleotidyltransferase domain-containing protein, which produces MCTKNELDHIIQQLAQIYHSVYGSNLVQVILYGSYARGDYDSESDVDIVAIVHGERTVLQEQLKQVWDASSELELEYDTVLSPTVIPYEEFERYREDLPYYRNIAQEGVVVVA; this is translated from the coding sequence ATGTGTACGAAGAATGAACTGGATCATATCATACAGCAACTGGCACAGATATACCATTCCGTTTATGGAAGTAATCTTGTTCAGGTGATTTTGTATGGTTCTTATGCAAGGGGAGACTACGATAGTGAGTCGGATGTGGATATTGTTGCAATCGTGCATGGCGAGCGGACGGTATTACAGGAGCAGCTAAAGCAGGTATGGGATGCGTCCAGCGAGCTGGAACTGGAATACGATACGGTGCTATCTCCTACGGTAATTCCATATGAAGAATTTGAACGGTACAGGGAAGACTTACCGTATTATCGCAACATTGCACAGGAAGGGGTGGTAGTCGTTGCCTAA